One genomic window of Octopus bimaculoides isolate UCB-OBI-ISO-001 chromosome 2, ASM119413v2, whole genome shotgun sequence includes the following:
- the LOC106879568 gene encoding glutaredoxin-like protein C5orf63 homolog: protein MFTRANFIHAPFTFKRIICLLCSRSYVASKAKPTLTMFTKEECSLCEEAKEALIPYIDKVIFNEVDITDAKNKEYFYKYRFDIPVFHLNGKYLMKHRINKELLDTALSREK, encoded by the exons ATGTTCACAAGGGCGAATTTTATTCATGCACCTTTCACCTTCAAACGAATTATTTGCTTATTATGCTCCCGGAGTTACGTTGCGAGCAAGGCTAAACCTACTCTGACTATGTTTACCAAGGAAGAATGTAGTTTGTGTGAAGAAGCCAAAGAAGCGCTTATTCCATACATAGATAAA gTTATTTTCAATGAGGTTGATATAACTGATGCCAAAAACAAAGAGTACTTCTACAAATACAGGTTTGATATTCCTGTTTTCCACttgaatggaaaatatttaatgaaacatcGCATTAATAAAGAGTTATTGGACACAGCACTTTCCAGAGAAAAGTAA
- the LOC106879567 gene encoding cytosolic Fe-S cluster assembly factor nubp1-A has translation MADLIADAPEHCPGTGSEQAGKASACSGCPNRGICSSQPKGPDPAIAEIQEKLSTVRHKILVLSGKGGVGKSTFSAHLGHGFAAANEDHQVAVLDTDMCGPSIPRIMGVEGEAVHQSGSGWSPVYVSDNLAIMSVGFLLASLNDAVIWRGPRKNGLIKQFLKDVDWGDLDYLIIDTPPGTSDEHLSLVQYIGATKIDGAIIITTPQEISLQDVRKEINFCEKVKLPIIGVIENMSGFVCPHCKTESEIFPATTGGAEKMAKDLSLPFLGKLPLDPRIAKACDEGKSFLEEIPDSPAAQIFQKIIKAIECHCESKRDSNDCGDNK, from the exons ATGGCAGACTTAATAGCAGATGCCCCAGAGCACTGTCCAGGAACAGGGAGCGAACAGGCAGGCAAAGCGTCTGCTTGTAGTGGTTGTCCCAACAGAGGTATATGCTCGTCCCAACCTAAAGGACCTGATCCAGCTATTGCAGAAATCCAAGAAAAGTTATCCACAGTTCGTCACAAAATCCTTGTCCTTTCTGGAAAAGGTGGCGTTGGAAAAAGTACCTTCTCTGCTCATTTAGGGCATGGTTTTGCAGCTGCCAATGAAGATCACCAAGTCGCAGTTTTAGACACAGATATGTGTGGCCCGTCTATTCCTAGAATTATGGGGGTAGAAGGAGAGGca GTTCATCAGAGTGGCTCTGGCTGGTCACCAGTTTACGTATCGGATAATCTTGCAATTATGTCAGTTGGATTTCTTCTAGCAAGTCTAAATGATGCTGTCATATGGAGAGGTCCAAGAAAGAATGGTCTGATTAAACAGTTTCTGAAAGATGTCGACTGGGGAGATTTGGATTACCTCATCATTGATACACCACCTGGTACTTCAGATGAACATCTATCGTTAGTTCAATATATTGGTGCAACAAAGATCGATGGAGCAATTATCATTACTACACCACAGGAAATTTCTTTGCAGGATGTTAGGAAGGAAATCAATTTCTGTGAGAAAGTAAAACTTCCTATAATTGGTGTAATTGAAAATATGAGTGGCTTTGTTTGCCCACACTGCAAAACTGAGTCTGAGATATTTCCTGCAACAACTGGTGGGGCTGAAAAAATGGCAAAAGATTTATCTCTACCATTCCTTGGCAAGCTACCCTTAGATCCGAGAATTGCAAAAGCATGTGATGAAGGCAAGTCATTCTTAGAAGAAATACCTGATAGCCCAGCAGCCCAAATATTCCAGAAGATTATAAAAGCTATAGAATGTCACTGTGAGTCTAAAAGAGACAGTAATGACTGTGGTgataataaataa
- the LOC106879566 gene encoding tubulin-specific chaperone A — translation MADPRIKQIRIKTGVVKRLTKEKSSYEKEVEDQERRIQKMKDEGKDEYDIKKQGEVLQESKAMVPDCLKRLNTAYSDLVNLLASESDLKSAEEYTQAEVACAAAKEMLGL, via the exons ATGGCAGATCCACGAATTAAACAAATTCGCATCAAGACAGGAGTTGTAAAGCG ATTGACAAAGGAGAAGAGTAGCTATGAAAAAGAAGTTGAAGACCAAGAAAGGCGAATACAAAAAATGAAGGATGAAGGAAAAGATGAATATGACATAAAAAAACAG GGAGAAGTTCTTCAAGAGTCTAAAGCTATGGTTCCTGACTGCCTAAAAAGATTAAACACAGCTTATTCTGATCTTGTGAATTTATTG gcAAGCGAATCTGATTTGAAATCTGCAGAAGAGTACACTCAAGCTGAAGTGGCCTGTGCTGCTGCCAAAGAAATGTTAGGTTTATGA